The following proteins are co-located in the Apium graveolens cultivar Ventura chromosome 5, ASM990537v1, whole genome shotgun sequence genome:
- the LOC141660569 gene encoding uncharacterized protein LOC141660569 encodes MPPRRDPFHIDPAQLTEMIGQAVAQAVQQALANQGNQNGEGNQNGEGNQNGHENQNGNGNQNQNGQGHQLEPFVWLERFVKQKPDSFSAAPTPIDAENWIVHLEKIFDAMGCDEIQKVRLAVYKLEGDAQRWWRGVKATKGEQYTEALEWQRFKEVFYEQYFSNADREAYLREFHSIMQHQDESITDYMARFIRLAGFVGTVAGTAAQQADKFKWGLKSHLRGSIISFKFDNVAEAADAAKDVEKERIDFRTSRSNSGNKRTRDDQGFAQGRQWYGGQNGQQGQWRGQNQNRGGQSFHGRNQYVGQNQNQQFQRQKQPRQWQNRQQGQSRYSVYGGNPNMIPVAPCATCGGHHPGRACYRQTGACFLCGSMSHKARDCTVSRNPGGGGAGGGSGSGSQQNPTARVFALTANQAAANSGTVSGTLLVGRRDAYVLFDTGSTHSVVSLSFVRHLGVAPSLLYPHMSISTPMGNSVVISDVYRECPITVGDRNCKVNLLPMEMHDFDIILGMDWLSEHRATIDCQGKRVIFGDVDKPEFVYQGSQPKGEVKLISALKASKLLSKGCDGYLAFVKDTSKDEPRIEDYPVVKEYEDVFPDELPGLPPHREVEFTIELVPGAEPISKAPYRMAPLELQELKEQLQELLNRGFIRPTVFMDLMNRVFHDYLDKFVVVFIDDILIYSRSIEEHEEHLRTVLEILRKRKLFAKFSKCEFWLEEVAFLGHVVSGRGIELDPAKVEAITNWPRPSNVMEVRSFLGLAGYYRRFVEGFSSIALPLTQLMRKGIKFKWNDDREKSFQELKKRLVSAPILVLPSGSGGFQVYSDASKRGLGCVLMQHGKVISYASRQLKPYEVNYPTHDLELAAVVFALKIWRHYLYGETCDIFTDHKSLKYIFTQKELNMRQRRWLELLKDYDANIQYHPGKANVVADALSRKNLGSVASLITQPHLISDLERLGVELYVRGSSGSIANLKVEPNLVSRVKEAQKSDTGLEAIRSEVAGGKQTQFHFDDEGVMWLGSKLCVPADPTIREEILKEAHSSSFSIHPGSTKMYRDLKKHFWWSGMKGDIAEFVGKCLTCQQVKIDHQRPSGLLQQLDIPVWKWENITMDFVTHLPRTFKKNDVIWVVVDRITKSAHFLPIKETTPVHELAEIFQRDIVRLHGVPVSIVSDRDTRFTSRFWKGFQQAWGTRLNFSTAYHPQTDGQSERTIQTLEDMLRACALEWKGDWDKYLYLVEFAYNNSWHASIGMPPFEALYGRRCRAPSCWDEVGERVIEGPELVRITNEKVEKVKESLKEARSRQKSYADQHRKFGGFEPGDHVFLKVSPCKGVKRFGT; translated from the exons atgcctCCTAGACGTGATCCCTTTCATATTGACCCCGCTCAGCTTACTGAGATGATAGGGCAAGCAGTGGCTCAGGCTGTACAGCAGGCCTTGGCaaaccaaggaaatcagaatggagaAGGGAATCAAAATGGAGAGGGAAATCAAAATGGACACGAAAATCAGAATGGCAATGGTAATCAGAATCAGAATGGTCAGGGCCATCAGTTAGAGCCGTTTGTATGGTTGGAGAGGTTTGTGAAGCAGAAACCAGATTCTTTTAGTGCAGCACCGACTCCTATTGAtgctgaaaattggattgttcatCTCGAGAAGATTTTTGATGCAATGGGTTGTGATGAAATTCAGAAGGTCAGGTTAGCTGTGTATAAGTTGGAGGGGGATGCTCAGAGGTGGTGGAGAGGAGTGAAAGCTACTAAAGGGGAGCAGTATACAGAGGCTTTGGAATGGCAGAGATTCAAGGAAGTATTCTATGAGCAATACTTTTCTAATGCTGATAGGGAGGCTTATTTGAGGGAGTTTCATTCTATTATGCAGCACCAGGATGAGAGCATTACTGATTATATGGCGAGGTTTATAAGGCTGGCTGGATTTGTTGGGACAGTTGCAGGGACTGCTGCGCAGCAGGCTGATAAATTTAAATGGGGGTTGAAGTCTCATCTGAGGGGttccataatttcttttaaatttgataatgtggcagAGGCGGCTGATGCAGCAAAGGATGTTGAGAAGGAGCGCATAGATTTCAGGACTTCCAGGTCTAACAGTGGTAATAAGAGGACTAGGGATGATCAGGGTTTTGCACAGGGTAGACAGTGGTATGGAGGTCAGAATGGTCAGCAGGGACAGTGGCGCGGACAGAATCAGAATAGGGGTGGTCAGTCATTCCACGGCCGGAATCAATATGTTGgtcagaatcagaatcagcagTTTCAGCGACAGAAGCAGCCTAGACAGTGGCAGAATCGTCAGCAGGGACAGAGCCGTTACTCAGTGTATGGGGGAAACCCCAATATGATTCCAGTGGCTCCTTGTGCTACATGTGGTGGACATCATCCAGGTAGAGCTTGTTACAGACAGACTGGGGCTTGTTTCTTATGTGGTAGCATGTCCCATAAGGCAAGGGATTGCACAGTGTCACGCAACCCTGGTGGAGGAGGAGCTGGCGGTGGTAGTGGCAGTGGAAGTCAGCAGAATCCTACAGCCAGAGTGTTTGCATTGACTGCAAATCAAGCAGCAGCTAATTCAGGTACCGTTTCAGGAACACTTCTTGTTGGTAGACGTGAtgcttatgtgttatttgatactgGTTCGACCCATTCTGTTGTGTCTTTATCGTTTGTTCGTCATCTAGGCGTTGCACCTTCATTATTATATCCTCATATGTCTATTTCTACCCCGATGGGGAATTCTGTTGTTATTTCTGATGTGTATCGAGAGTGTCCGATAACTGTTGGAGATAGAAATTGTAAGGTTAACTTGCTTCCGATGGAGATGCATGACTTTGACATTATTTTGGGCATGGATTGGTTGAGTGAACATCGTGCCACAATTGATTGTCAAGGAAAAAGGGTGATCTTTGGGGATGTAGATAAACCAGAATTTGTATACCAAGGGTCTCAGCCGAAAGGGGAGGTTAAATTAATTTCCGCTCTAAAGGCGAGCAAACTTTTATCTAAGGGTTGTGATGGCTACCTTGCTTTCGTGAAGGATACATCGAAGGATGAACCTCGCATCGAGGATTATCCAGTTGTGAAGGAGTATGAAGATGTGTTCCCCGATGAGCTACCAGGTTTGCCACCACATAGAGAGGTGGAGTTTACTATTGAACTAGTTCCTGGTGCTGAGCCTATTTCCAAGGCGCCTTACCGTATGGCACCACTtgagttgcaagaattgaaggagcaGTTGCAGGAGTTGTTGAATAGGGGATTTATCAGACcaa cggtatttatggatttgatgaatcgggtctttcatgattatctggataaattcgtggtggtcttcatcgatgatatcttgatatactctaggagcatagaggagcatgaggagcatttacgtactgtacttgaaattttgaggaagaggaagttgtttgcgaaattttccaagtgtgaattctggttggaggaagtggcattcttggggcatgttgtatctggtaggggcattgagttggatcctgcgaaagtcgaggctattactaattggcccagacctagcaatgtgatggaggtgaggagtttcttgggtttGGCAGGCTACTATAGGCGTTTTGTGGAAGGTTTCTCTTCCATAGCTTTACCATTGACTCAGCTAATGAGGAAGGGAATTAAGTTCAAGTGGAATGATGATCgtgagaagagctttcaagagttaaagaagaggttggtgtcagctccaatacttgtgttgccatcagggagtggaggttttcaggtgtatagtgatgcttctaagagaggattggggtgtgttcttatgcaacatgggaaagtgatttcttacgcttctaggcagcttaaaccatatgaggtgaattatcctacccatgacttggagttagcagcagtggtctttgctttgaagatctggagacactatctttatggagagacttgtgacatctttactgatcacaagagtctcaaatacatctttactcagaaggagcttaacatgaggcagcggaggtggcttgaacttcttaaggattatgatgcaaatattcagtaccatccggggaaggcgaatgtagtggcagacgctcttagtaggaagaacttggggagtgttgcatctctcattactcagccgcaccttatttcagatttggagcgcttgggtgttgagttgtatgttagaggatcaagtggtagtattgcaaatttgaaagtggaaccGAATCTTGTTTCAAGGGTTAAGGAAGCTCAGAAGAGTGATACAGGTTTGGAAGCTATTAGATCCGAGGTGGCAGGTGGAAAGCAAACACAATTTCATTTCGATGATGAGGGTGTGATGTGGTTGGGTAGTAAATTGTGCGTGCCCGCAGACCCGACGATTCgtgaggaaattttgaaggaggctcatagttcttcattttctattcatccaggttccaccaagatgtatagggatttgaagaagcacttttggtggagtggaatgaagggagatatagcagaatttgtgggaaaatgtcttacatgtcaacaagtgaagatagaccatcagaggcctagtggattgttgcaacAGCTAGATATAccagtttggaagtgggaaaacattactatggattttgtaactcatttgccgaggactttcaagaagaatgatgttatatgggtggtggttgatagaatcactaagtccgctcacttcttgcctattaaagagactactcctgttcatgagttggcagagatttttcagcgagatattgttagacttcatggtgtgccggtgtcgatagtttctgacagggatacgagatttacatcgcgtttttggaagggattccagcaagcttggggtacgaggcttaatttcagtacagcttatcatccgcagaccgatggacagtcagagaggacaattcagacattggaggatatgttgagggcTTGCGCGTTAGAGTGGAAAGGTGATTGGGATAAATATTTGTATCTTGTTGAGTTTGCGTACAATAATAGTTGGCacgcgagtattggtatgccaccatttgaggctttgtatggtaggaggtgtagggcaccatcttgttgggatgaggttggtgagagagtcATCGAAGGGCCGGAGTTAGTTAGAATTACTAATGAGAAGgtagagaaagttaaagaaagtctgaaggaagctcgatctcgtcaaaagagttacgcggaccaacataggaagtttgggggatttgagccaggtgatcatgtgttcttaaaggtgtcgccttgtaagggtgtgaagcgttttg GTACTTAG